GCTCCCTGCATTGATAGCAGGTATAGTTATGGCGGGTATTCTTGCAGCTACCATAAGTTCGTCAGATTCCTACCTGCTTATAGCAGCTTCGGCTTTCTCAAAAAATATTTACCAGGGAATTATGAAAAAGGAGGCCAACGACAAGCAGGTTATGCTGGTTTCACGTATCACACTTGTGTTGGTTGCACTCATAGGAGTAATCATTGCATTGGACGAAAACAGTATCATATTTAAGGTTGTTGCATTCGCATGGGCAGGGTTTGGTGCAACCTTTGGCCCAATTATGCTATTTTCACTGTTCTGGAAGAGAACAACAAGAGCAGGTGCCATCGCTGGAATGCTCACAGGCGGAGGAATGGTTTTTGTATGGTCACTGCTTATAAAGCCATTAGGCGGGATTTTTGGTATCTATGAACTGTTTCCGGCATTCGTTCTGTCCTGTATTGCCATCGTACTGTTTTCAGTTGTGTCAGGTGCACCCTCAAAAGAAATTCAGGATGATTTTGAACGTGCAAAGACATTGGAATGCTAAAAAACCTCAATTGATTTACTTATATTGTTGTTTACGTAAAAGAGACCGCTCTTATTCAAATAGACGGTCTTTTTTTATATAACTCACTCATTCGCATATACTCTTATTTTATGATATCCTGTTAGGGACAAATTAATTAATAGCCGGAGGAACTGTACATTGGACGGAAAAAGAGATGAGAACACAAATTGGTGTCAATCCGTAGGAGGAATCGTACTAAAGGGAAATGAAGTACTCCTGGTTCGACATACATATGGAGCAGGTAAGGGAAAACTTATTATTCCCGGCGGATATGTTAAAATCAACGAAACACCCCAGGAAGCATTATGCAGAGAGGTTTTAGAGGAAACTACCGTTGTCGCAAAACTATCTGGGCTGGTAGGTGTACGTTTTAACTTAAAAGACTGGTACGCAGTGTTCCTGATGGATTATGTTGAAGGAACGCCAAATTCAGATAATAGAGAAAACAGCGAGGCTTTATTTATGGATATAAACGAGGCGGTAAAATCTCCTGATGTACCCGACTTGACAAGAGTAATCCTGAAAGGGGTTATAGAAAACAAAGATAATGCATTTGAAAATAAGCCTTTTGTTTCTCGTGAAAAACATGGAGAATACTCATTTTATGGGATTTAATTAAATTTTACCGGAGATAGGAACGACGCACAGCAGCGTTGTTCTTTTTTTATCT
This region of Clostridium sp. BNL1100 genomic DNA includes:
- a CDS encoding NUDIX hydrolase, giving the protein MDGKRDENTNWCQSVGGIVLKGNEVLLVRHTYGAGKGKLIIPGGYVKINETPQEALCREVLEETTVVAKLSGLVGVRFNLKDWYAVFLMDYVEGTPNSDNRENSEALFMDINEAVKSPDVPDLTRVILKGVIENKDNAFENKPFVSREKHGEYSFYGI